The following proteins are encoded in a genomic region of Flammeovirga pectinis:
- a CDS encoding helix-turn-helix domain-containing protein, which translates to MILEENIRLIFGLKVRMHRQEKELSLSELAKKAEMSVSYINEIEKGKKYPKRNKITALASALNVTYDELVSLKISKKLGAISKLLNSNILQELPLDVFGLEPRNLLELMSDAPSKLSAFINTIVEISRNYNLTVENFYFSVLRSYQEIHDNYFEEIEIAAKEFRTNVLTTDESLEVQLERFLKGTCNYTIDEEELSEHQALDTFRSILRIGADGNPTLLINKKLNERRRTFIYAREAAFQVLKLSERSNTYSWMQVKSFDMLFNDYMATYFAGAVLVPEEALIQDIDAIINSNSFSSEHFIDLILKHNTSPETFMYRMMSILPKHFGLNKIFFLRLDHKPGENRYSLTKELHLDGLHSPHGTVLSEHYCRRWISLKIFEDLVKTRKEGSTNKYLCDAQVSKYITSGKEYFCISVARALPLVEETIDTSITIGFLMDDNFKQKSKLWQSEKVRMEFVNETCERCPSTDCSVRASEAVVLQKEQKEKERMVALESLLGKGVVS; encoded by the coding sequence GTGATATTAGAAGAAAATATTCGCCTCATTTTTGGATTAAAAGTCAGAATGCACAGACAAGAAAAGGAATTATCTTTGTCTGAGTTAGCAAAAAAAGCTGAAATGTCTGTGTCTTATATTAATGAGATAGAGAAAGGGAAGAAATATCCTAAACGTAATAAAATTACAGCTCTTGCTTCTGCATTAAATGTTACTTACGATGAACTTGTTTCATTAAAGATTTCAAAAAAATTAGGTGCAATATCAAAACTATTAAACTCCAATATACTTCAAGAACTTCCTTTGGATGTTTTTGGTTTGGAACCTAGAAACTTGTTAGAGCTAATGTCAGACGCTCCTTCAAAACTCTCTGCATTTATTAATACAATTGTAGAAATTTCTAGAAACTATAATTTAACTGTAGAAAACTTCTACTTCTCTGTTTTAAGATCTTACCAAGAAATTCATGATAACTATTTTGAAGAAATCGAAATAGCTGCCAAAGAATTTAGAACAAATGTTCTTACAACAGATGAGTCTTTAGAAGTACAATTAGAACGTTTTCTTAAGGGAACTTGTAATTATACAATTGACGAAGAAGAATTATCTGAACACCAAGCTTTAGATACGTTCCGTTCAATTTTAAGAATTGGTGCAGATGGAAACCCGACCCTTCTTATTAATAAAAAATTAAATGAAAGAAGACGTACCTTCATTTATGCAAGAGAAGCGGCTTTCCAAGTGCTAAAACTTTCTGAACGTTCAAACACTTACTCTTGGATGCAAGTAAAATCGTTCGACATGTTATTTAACGATTACATGGCTACTTATTTTGCAGGTGCTGTTCTTGTTCCAGAAGAAGCATTAATTCAAGATATAGATGCAATTATCAATAGTAACAGCTTCTCTAGTGAGCATTTTATTGATTTAATTTTAAAGCACAATACATCTCCAGAAACTTTTATGTATAGAATGATGAGTATCTTACCTAAGCATTTTGGCTTAAATAAGATCTTCTTCTTACGTCTTGATCATAAACCTGGAGAAAACAGATATTCTTTAACAAAAGAATTACATTTAGATGGTTTACATAGCCCTCACGGTACTGTTTTAAGTGAACACTATTGCCGTAGATGGATATCACTCAAAATATTTGAAGATTTAGTAAAAACTAGAAAAGAAGGATCTACAAATAAATATTTATGCGATGCCCAAGTTTCTAAATATATCACCTCCGGAAAAGAGTATTTCTGCATTAGCGTAGCACGTGCACTACCATTAGTTGAAGAAACAATTGATACAAGTATAACTATTGGTTTCTTGATGGACGACAACTTTAAGCAGAAATCTAAATTATGGCAATCTGAAAAAGTTCGTATGGAATTTGTAAACGAAACATGTGAAAGATGCCCTTCTACAGACTGTTCTGTTAGAGCTTCTGAAGCAGTAGTTTTACAAAAAGAACAAAAAGAGAAAGAAAGAATGGTTGCTTTAGAGTCTCTTTTAGGAAAAGGTGTTGTATCTTAG